One window of the Populus nigra chromosome 4, ddPopNigr1.1, whole genome shotgun sequence genome contains the following:
- the LOC133692812 gene encoding ylmG homolog protein 1-2, chloroplastic yields the protein MAMMLSSQTGAVLRAPFLPSHSNLSRRLPLTTTTTTTLCPPSQNPLSLALKFPKPSLSPTITTKQRIHRVHLSPQSTQIPAESQPQLIGSTRTVATILTLALSLSRIFVTSIQKFVLSHNLFPTPDQLMAIRALQSNLVHSVGPFFFAALKDRPTGYLNTPLTVVAAGLAKWLDIYSGVLMVRVLLSWFPNIPWDRQPLSAIRDLCDPYLNLFRNIIPPIFDTLDVSPLLAFAVLGTLGSILNSSRGMY from the coding sequence atggCAATGATGCTTTCCTCCCAAACCGGCGCCGTCCTCCGCGCCCCATTCCTCCCCTCCCACTCTAACCTCTCCCGCCGCCTTCctctcaccaccaccaccaccaccacccttTGTCCGCCATCACAAAACCCCCTATCTCTCGCTCTCAAGTTCCCTAAACCATCACTGTCTCCGACTATCACCACCAAACAACGTATCCATAGGGTTCACCTCTCCCCCCAATCCACACAAATCCCTGCCGAGTCACAACCCCAGCTCATCGGGTCAACCCGAACCGTCGCTACTATCCTAACCCTAGCTCTATCTCTCTCACGCATCTTCGTCACTTCAATCCAAAAATTCGTTCTTTCACATAATCTTTTCCCCACTCCTGATCAACTCATGGCGATTCGTGCTCTACAAAGCAACCTGGTTCACTCAGTGGGCCCCTTTTTCTTTGCGGCGCTTAAGGACCGTCCTACCGGGTATTTAAACACCCCATTGACGGTGGTTGCGGCCGGTTTGGCTAAATGGCTCGATATATATAGTGGGGTTTTGATGGTCAGGGTTTTGCTTAGTTGGTTCCCTAACATTCCTTGGGACCGTCAGCCCTTATCAGCTATAAGGGACTTGTGTGATCCTTATTTGAacttgtttagaaatataattccTCCAATCTTCGATACTCTTGATGTTAGCCCGCTTTTGGCTTTCGCGGTTTTGGGCACACTTGGTTCCATTCTTAACAGCAGCAGAGGAATGTACTGA
- the LOC133690459 gene encoding uncharacterized protein LOC133690459 translates to MLKRGAITVSMFSNSAVLVGWCRGRRRLRRRRVGTIRLGNKKRGFCLVSRPVIQWGVMVAPLRMLKNIIMDMAPDGRFIEAYYLSLPFLRPQIFPLC, encoded by the coding sequence ATGCTCAAGAGAGGTGCTATCACTGTATCCATGTTTTCAAACTCCGCCGTGTTAGTGGGGTGGTGCAGGGGACGTAGGAGGCTAAGGAGGCGGAGAGTTGGCACTATAAGGCTAGGGAATAAGAAGCGAGGGTTCTGCCTCGTGTCACGGCCGGTGATCCAGTGGGGTGTCATGGTGGCTCCCCTTCGAATGCTGAAGAACATCATCATGGATATGGCACCTGATGGCCGGTTCATTGAGGCTTATTACTTGTCTTTACCCTTTTTACGTCCACAAATATTTCCTCTATGTTGA